In Malaclemys terrapin pileata isolate rMalTer1 chromosome 11, rMalTer1.hap1, whole genome shotgun sequence, a single genomic region encodes these proteins:
- the LOC128845322 gene encoding cytochrome P450 20A1 isoform X2, whose product MLDFAIFAVTFLLILASRQASGIPGMTPTDEKDGNLPDIVTSGSLHEFLVNLHEKYGPVVSFWFGRRLVVSVGSFDLLKQHINPNRTSDPFEMMLKSLLRYQSGLSGDAGESHLRKKLYENGVTKSLQSNFAVIQKLSEELLAKWLSFPESQHVPLCQHMLGFAMKSVTQTAMGSSFEDDREVIQFRRNHDAIWAEIGKGFLDGSLDKSMTRKKLYEDALMEMESVLKKVTKERRGRSFNRHVFIDSLLQGNLSDKQILEDTMIFSLAGCVITANLCTWAVYFLTTSEEVQQNLYKEVDRVLGKGPLTHEKIEQLRYCRQVLCETVRTAKLTPIAARLQELEGRIDQHTIPKETLVLYALGVVLQDSSAWASPYKFDPDRFNDESAMKNFSLLGFSGSQECPELRFAYMVATVLLSMLVRKLNLHPVKGQVMETKYELVTSPKEEAWITVSKRS is encoded by the exons ATGCTGGACTTCGCGATCTTCGCCGTCACCTTCCTGCTCATCCTG GCTTCTAGACAAGCTTCAGGTATCCCAGGGATGACTCCAACAGATGAAAA AGATGGGAACTTGCCAGACATTGTAACCAGTGGCAGCCTGCATGAGTTCCTGGTGAATCTGCATGAGAAGTATGGCCCTGTTGTCTCTTTCTGGTTTGGAAGACGCCTTGTGGTCAGCGTGGGGTCCTTTGATCTCCTAAAACAACACATTAACCCCAACAGGACAT CGGATCCCTTTGAAATGATGCTAAAGTCCCTGTTGAGGTACCAGTCTGGACTCAGTGGGGATGCGGGGGAGAGTCACCTGAGGAAAAAGCTGTATGAAAACGGTGTGACCAAGTCCCTGCAGAGTAATTTTGCTGTCATCCAGAAG CTGTCTGAAGAGTTGCTAGCAAAATGGCTGTCTTTTCCTGAGTCTCAACATGTGCCCCTTTGCCAACACATGCTGGGCTTTGCCATGAAGTCTGTCACACAGACAGCAATGGGCAGTAGCTTTGAAGATGACCGGGAGGTAATTCAATTTCGCAGGAACCATGATGCG ATCTGggcagaaattggaaagggtttcTTGGATGGGTCACTTGACAAAAGTATGACCAGGAAAAAGCTATATGAAGATG CTCTGATGGAGATGGAATCCGTCTTAAAGAAAGTCACAAAGGAGCGGCGGGGCAGGAGCTTCAACCGACACGTCTTCATAGACTCCTTACTGCAGGGGAACCTGAGTGACAAGCAG ATCCTGGAAGACACGATGATATTCTCTCTGGCAGGGTGTGTAATCACGGCTAACT TGTGCACCTGGGCAGTCTATTTCCTGACAACATCAGAAGAAGTCCAGCAGAACCTCTACAAGGAGGTGGACCGAGTTCTCGGAAAGGGCCCACTTACACATGAGAAAATTGAGCAGCTCAG GTATTGCCGGCAGGTCCTGTGTGAGACGGTGCGGACAGCAAAGCTTACGCCAATTGCTGCAcggctgcaggagctggagggaaGAATTGACCAGCATACTATCCCCAAAGAG acTCTTGTGCTTTACGCTCTGGGTGTGGTGCTTCAGGACAGTTCAGCTTGGGCCTCACCCTATAA ATTTGATCCAGACAGATTCAATGACGAATCCGCTATGAAAAACTTTTCCCTACTGGGCTTTTCGGGAAGTCAGGAGTGCCCAGAGTTGAG GTTTGCCTATATGGTGGCTACAGTGCTGCTGAGTATGTTGGTAAGGAAATTAAATCTGCATCCTGTGAAAGGGCAGGTCATGGAGACCAAATATGAGCTGGTAACCTCGCCAAAGGAAGAAGCATGGATAACTGTATCCAAGAGAAGCTGA
- the LOC128845322 gene encoding cytochrome P450 20A1 isoform X1, translated as MLDFAIFAVTFLLILVGAVLYLYPASRQASGIPGMTPTDEKDGNLPDIVTSGSLHEFLVNLHEKYGPVVSFWFGRRLVVSVGSFDLLKQHINPNRTSDPFEMMLKSLLRYQSGLSGDAGESHLRKKLYENGVTKSLQSNFAVIQKLSEELLAKWLSFPESQHVPLCQHMLGFAMKSVTQTAMGSSFEDDREVIQFRRNHDAIWAEIGKGFLDGSLDKSMTRKKLYEDALMEMESVLKKVTKERRGRSFNRHVFIDSLLQGNLSDKQILEDTMIFSLAGCVITANLCTWAVYFLTTSEEVQQNLYKEVDRVLGKGPLTHEKIEQLRYCRQVLCETVRTAKLTPIAARLQELEGRIDQHTIPKETLVLYALGVVLQDSSAWASPYKFDPDRFNDESAMKNFSLLGFSGSQECPELRFAYMVATVLLSMLVRKLNLHPVKGQVMETKYELVTSPKEEAWITVSKRS; from the exons ATGCTGGACTTCGCGATCTTCGCCGTCACCTTCCTGCTCATCCTGGTGGGGGCCGTGCTCTACCTGTACCCG GCTTCTAGACAAGCTTCAGGTATCCCAGGGATGACTCCAACAGATGAAAA AGATGGGAACTTGCCAGACATTGTAACCAGTGGCAGCCTGCATGAGTTCCTGGTGAATCTGCATGAGAAGTATGGCCCTGTTGTCTCTTTCTGGTTTGGAAGACGCCTTGTGGTCAGCGTGGGGTCCTTTGATCTCCTAAAACAACACATTAACCCCAACAGGACAT CGGATCCCTTTGAAATGATGCTAAAGTCCCTGTTGAGGTACCAGTCTGGACTCAGTGGGGATGCGGGGGAGAGTCACCTGAGGAAAAAGCTGTATGAAAACGGTGTGACCAAGTCCCTGCAGAGTAATTTTGCTGTCATCCAGAAG CTGTCTGAAGAGTTGCTAGCAAAATGGCTGTCTTTTCCTGAGTCTCAACATGTGCCCCTTTGCCAACACATGCTGGGCTTTGCCATGAAGTCTGTCACACAGACAGCAATGGGCAGTAGCTTTGAAGATGACCGGGAGGTAATTCAATTTCGCAGGAACCATGATGCG ATCTGggcagaaattggaaagggtttcTTGGATGGGTCACTTGACAAAAGTATGACCAGGAAAAAGCTATATGAAGATG CTCTGATGGAGATGGAATCCGTCTTAAAGAAAGTCACAAAGGAGCGGCGGGGCAGGAGCTTCAACCGACACGTCTTCATAGACTCCTTACTGCAGGGGAACCTGAGTGACAAGCAG ATCCTGGAAGACACGATGATATTCTCTCTGGCAGGGTGTGTAATCACGGCTAACT TGTGCACCTGGGCAGTCTATTTCCTGACAACATCAGAAGAAGTCCAGCAGAACCTCTACAAGGAGGTGGACCGAGTTCTCGGAAAGGGCCCACTTACACATGAGAAAATTGAGCAGCTCAG GTATTGCCGGCAGGTCCTGTGTGAGACGGTGCGGACAGCAAAGCTTACGCCAATTGCTGCAcggctgcaggagctggagggaaGAATTGACCAGCATACTATCCCCAAAGAG acTCTTGTGCTTTACGCTCTGGGTGTGGTGCTTCAGGACAGTTCAGCTTGGGCCTCACCCTATAA ATTTGATCCAGACAGATTCAATGACGAATCCGCTATGAAAAACTTTTCCCTACTGGGCTTTTCGGGAAGTCAGGAGTGCCCAGAGTTGAG GTTTGCCTATATGGTGGCTACAGTGCTGCTGAGTATGTTGGTAAGGAAATTAAATCTGCATCCTGTGAAAGGGCAGGTCATGGAGACCAAATATGAGCTGGTAACCTCGCCAAAGGAAGAAGCATGGATAACTGTATCCAAGAGAAGCTGA